A genomic region of Anaeromicrobium sediminis contains the following coding sequences:
- a CDS encoding AMP-binding protein: MYIFLEPAPLDPKYVQGFRDFGITVLNGYGITECSPVISVCRNNYLRDGSIGQVLPCCEVKIDKLPGSDDGEILVKGKTVMLGYYKNEKVTREVMDDGWFRTGDIGKIDNDGFLYITGRKKNLIVLRNGKNIYPEELEMLISNIPYVEEVVVYCEGDSIDIDTNIIAEVYLDNEYIVSNEIEDVKKELEKDIDRINSTLAHYKHIKKIRIRDNEFEKTTTKKIKRFAIKTATGD, from the coding sequence TTGTATATATTTTTAGAACCAGCACCACTTGATCCTAAATATGTACAGGGATTTAGGGATTTTGGCATAACTGTTTTAAATGGATACGGTATCACTGAATGTTCACCTGTTATTTCAGTTTGTAGAAATAACTATTTAAGAGATGGTAGTATAGGACAGGTATTGCCTTGTTGTGAAGTGAAGATAGACAAACTTCCTGGTAGTGACGATGGTGAAATATTAGTAAAGGGTAAAACTGTAATGCTAGGATACTATAAAAATGAGAAAGTAACTAGAGAAGTTATGGATGATGGTTGGTTTAGGACTGGTGATATAGGAAAGATTGACAATGATGGATTTTTGTATATTACAGGAAGGAAGAAGAACTTAATAGTACTTAGGAATGGTAAAAATATTTATCCTGAAGAACTTGAAATGCTTATTTCAAATATTCCCTATGTTGAAGAAGTTGTAGTTTATTGTGAAGGGGATAGTATAGATATAGACACCAATATTATTGCAGAGGTCTACCTTGACAATGAGTATATTGTATCTAATGAAATTGAAGATGTAAAAAAAGAGTTAGAGAAGGATATAGATCGTATAAATAGTACCCTTGCCCATTATAAACACATTAAAAAGATAAGAATTCGAGATAATGAATTTGAAAAAACTACAACGAAAAAAATAAAGAGGTTTGCTATTAAGACGGCAACTGGTGATTAA
- a CDS encoding 2-oxoacid:acceptor oxidoreductase subunit alpha: MKNNISIMIGGIQGEGIVRVGKTLMKILSRSGYYTYGSRTFASRIKGGHTNYMIDISIDKVLNNSEKFQILVAFDRETIEINGSKIRDKGLLIYDHTMDMEGLNIPEGVKMLPLPITEMAKTYGTYNMRNMAVVGFLSNILGLNIDTGKAIIEEDFMKKGEDVVHKNINILENAYKHPIDDKILSLYKLNKSKSQIKRATMIGNEAIGLGALMAGCRFIPSYPITPASEVMEYLGAKLPKYGGIMVQTEDEISALMMALGGAYSGARAMTSTSGPGISLMMEGLSFAGITEIPVVIVDVQRVGPSTGLPTKHEQSDIYALYYGPHGEIPSIILTPSTVEECFYDTMRAFNLAEKYQCPVIVLVDLNLGLSMETIDELDINKIPINRGKLLKESELKELTQPFKRYEFTSDNISPRSIPGMINGIHHVTGLEHCEYGKPNDKPINREKMMNKRFDKLEELYGEDAIDIYGNEDSNTLILSLGSNHGIIKSMVEKENMSVAYGIIRRIKPLPLDQIKNMYSKYNTILVVENNIRGQIYSIIKSKLKESSKLHSLVKYNGQKFSINEIKSKVEELI; encoded by the coding sequence ATGAAAAATAATATTTCTATAATGATAGGTGGGATTCAAGGAGAAGGTATAGTGAGAGTGGGAAAAACACTCATGAAAATATTGTCACGCAGTGGATACTATACCTATGGAAGTAGAACCTTTGCATCAAGAATAAAGGGTGGACACACAAATTACATGATAGATATAAGCATAGACAAAGTATTAAATAATAGTGAAAAATTTCAAATATTAGTTGCCTTTGATAGGGAGACAATAGAAATCAATGGAAGTAAAATAAGGGACAAAGGGTTATTGATCTATGATCATACTATGGACATGGAAGGACTTAATATACCTGAAGGTGTGAAAATGTTGCCATTGCCAATTACAGAAATGGCAAAGACTTATGGAACTTATAATATGAGAAATATGGCTGTAGTAGGATTCTTGTCTAATATATTAGGGTTAAACATAGATACGGGAAAGGCCATTATAGAAGAAGACTTTATGAAAAAAGGTGAGGATGTAGTTCATAAAAATATAAATATATTAGAAAATGCATATAAACATCCTATTGATGATAAAATCTTATCTTTATACAAATTAAATAAAAGCAAGTCACAAATAAAGAGGGCTACTATGATAGGAAATGAAGCTATAGGCCTTGGGGCTCTTATGGCTGGGTGTAGGTTTATACCTTCATATCCTATAACTCCAGCATCAGAAGTAATGGAGTATCTAGGGGCCAAGCTACCAAAGTATGGGGGAATAATGGTTCAAACAGAGGATGAAATAAGTGCTCTTATGATGGCACTTGGAGGAGCTTATAGTGGAGCTAGAGCTATGACATCCACATCAGGGCCAGGTATATCACTTATGATGGAAGGCTTAAGTTTTGCAGGTATTACAGAAATCCCTGTAGTAATAGTAGATGTACAGAGAGTGGGACCAAGTACAGGATTGCCTACAAAACATGAACAAAGTGATATATATGCCCTATACTACGGTCCCCATGGAGAAATACCATCTATTATATTAACACCATCTACTGTGGAAGAATGTTTTTATGATACTATGAGGGCATTTAATCTAGCTGAAAAATATCAGTGTCCTGTCATAGTTTTAGTAGATTTGAATTTGGGATTATCTATGGAAACTATTGATGAGTTAGATATAAACAAAATACCTATTAATAGGGGAAAGCTTTTAAAGGAAAGTGAGTTAAAGGAATTAACTCAACCCTTTAAGAGATATGAATTTACCAGTGATAATATATCACCAAGGTCAATACCAGGTATGATAAATGGCATACATCATGTGACGGGCCTTGAGCACTGTGAATATGGAAAACCTAATGATAAACCTATTAATAGAGAGAAAATGATGAATAAGAGATTTGATAAATTAGAAGAACTATATGGTGAGGATGCTATAGATATATATGGCAACGAAGATAGTAATACATTAATATTGAGTTTAGGATCAAATCATGGAATTATTAAATCTATGGTTGAGAAGGAAAATATGTCTGTGGCATATGGAATAATTAGAAGGATTAAGCCCTTACCACTAGATCAAATTAAGAATATGTATTCAAAATATAATACTATATTAGTGGTAGAAAATAATATAAGAGGACAAATATATTCTATTATAAAATCAAAATTAAAAGAAAGTAGTAAGCTTCATAGTTTAGTAAAATATAATGGGCAAAAATTTAGTATAAATGAAATAAAATCCAAAGTAGAGGAGTTGATCTAA
- a CDS encoding toprim domain-containing protein → MSKKHDYGNESLSTLEEKDKVRLRPGVIFGSDGIKGCQHTVMEIIGNSRDEAAEGFGNVIEVTRFKDKSIEVKDFGRGIPIEWNPKEQKYNWEIVFCILYGGGKYDNNSGSNYQFSIGLNGLGTAATQFASEYMDVTVLRDGYEYNLSFEKGDNVTDTKEGYIKKKSGSKHTGSTIKWKPDLEVFNDINIELDFFKRVLKRQAIVNKGIKFILNDEESNERFTYFYKNGISDYVTEYSGESGFTGMQYFELETNGRDREDKPEYKVKAEVGFCFNNEKNLLEYYHNSSFLEYGGAPDKAVKNAFVYAIDKKLNKEGKYNKGEKKVTFQDIEDSLILVANTYSTITSYENQTKKAITNVFIKDAMNEFLKEKLDIYFIENRIETNKILEQILVNKRSREKAEKTRIDVRKKLSKKIDNISNRVKKFVDCRSKDKSIRELFIVEGDSALGSTKMGRDANFQAIIPVRGKILNCLKSDYEKIFKNDIIMDLLRVIGCGVEVKSKHLKELTDFDMDKMNWNKIIICTDADVDGYQIRCLIITMLYVLTPTMIEEGYVYIAESPLYEITDSKGNSHFAYTEPEKSKILKKLKGKYRIQRSKGLGENEPEMMWQTTMCPDTRRLVKVTPTDAKATKEAFELFLGDNLAGRKEFIQEYGYKYLDRSDVS, encoded by the coding sequence GTGAGTAAGAAACATGATTACGGGAATGAAAGTCTTTCAACCCTTGAAGAGAAAGATAAAGTAAGACTTCGTCCTGGAGTTATATTTGGTAGTGATGGCATAAAAGGCTGTCAACATACGGTAATGGAGATAATAGGTAATAGTAGAGATGAGGCCGCAGAGGGCTTTGGAAATGTTATAGAGGTAACGAGATTTAAAGATAAATCCATAGAGGTAAAGGACTTTGGTCGCGGTATTCCTATTGAATGGAATCCTAAAGAGCAAAAGTATAATTGGGAAATAGTCTTTTGTATCCTTTATGGTGGTGGAAAATATGATAATAATTCTGGTAGCAACTATCAGTTTAGTATAGGATTAAATGGTTTAGGAACGGCTGCAACACAATTTGCTTCTGAATATATGGACGTGACCGTTTTAAGGGATGGATATGAATATAATCTTTCCTTTGAAAAGGGAGATAATGTGACAGATACTAAAGAAGGTTATATAAAGAAAAAGTCAGGCTCTAAACATACGGGGTCTACTATTAAGTGGAAGCCAGATTTAGAAGTATTTAATGATATTAATATAGAGCTAGATTTCTTTAAAAGGGTTTTAAAGAGACAAGCCATTGTTAATAAGGGTATTAAATTTATTTTAAATGATGAAGAAAGTAATGAACGATTCACTTATTTTTATAAAAATGGTATTAGTGATTATGTGACAGAGTATAGTGGAGAGTCTGGATTTACAGGTATGCAATACTTTGAGTTAGAAACTAATGGACGTGATCGTGAAGATAAGCCTGAGTATAAGGTAAAGGCTGAGGTTGGATTTTGCTTTAATAATGAGAAAAATTTACTTGAGTATTATCACAACTCGTCTTTCTTAGAGTATGGTGGAGCACCAGATAAGGCCGTTAAAAATGCCTTTGTATATGCTATAGATAAGAAGTTAAATAAGGAAGGTAAGTACAATAAGGGAGAAAAGAAGGTAACTTTTCAAGATATTGAAGATAGTTTAATTCTTGTAGCAAACACTTATAGTACTATAACTTCCTATGAAAATCAGACTAAAAAGGCTATTACAAATGTATTTATTAAAGATGCCATGAATGAGTTTTTAAAGGAAAAGTTAGATATTTATTTTATTGAAAATAGAATAGAGACAAATAAAATATTAGAACAGATTTTAGTTAATAAAAGAAGTAGGGAAAAGGCTGAGAAAACTCGTATAGATGTGCGTAAAAAGCTTAGTAAAAAGATTGATAATATTAGTAATAGGGTAAAGAAGTTTGTAGATTGTAGAAGTAAGGACAAGTCCATACGTGAACTTTTCATAGTGGAGGGAGATTCGGCCCTTGGTAGTACCAAAATGGGAAGGGATGCTAATTTCCAAGCTATTATACCTGTACGTGGGAAGATACTAAATTGTTTAAAATCTGATTATGAAAAGATTTTTAAAAATGATATTATTATGGACCTACTTCGTGTAATTGGATGTGGTGTTGAAGTAAAGTCAAAGCATCTAAAGGAACTTACAGATTTTGATATGGACAAGATGAATTGGAACAAAATCATCATATGTACCGATGCGGATGTGGATGGGTACCAAATTAGATGTCTTATTATAACTATGCTTTATGTACTAACTCCTACTATGATTGAAGAGGGATATGTATATATTGCAGAATCACCACTTTATGAGATTACAGATAGTAAGGGCAATAGTCACTTTGCTTATACGGAACCTGAAAAAAGTAAAATTTTAAAGAAATTAAAAGGGAAGTATAGGATTCAAAGATCAAAGGGACTAGGAGAAAATGAACCAGAAATGATGTGGCAAACTACCATGTGTCCTGATACTAGAAGATTGGTAAAGGTAACTCCAACTGATGCAAAGGCAACAAAGGAAGCCTTTGAGTTATTCTTAGGTGATAACCTTGCTGGAAGAAAAGAGTTCATACAAGAAT
- a CDS encoding 2-oxoacid:ferredoxin oxidoreductase subunit beta, whose protein sequence is MKTAKDYASDVKPTWCPGCGHFSVLRAIQSAAGKLNIENHNLAVVSGIGCSGRISGYVDAYGVHSIHGRSLPLAQGIKMVNPDLTVIAAGGDGDGFAIGTNHTVHAMKRNVDMTYIVLNNQIYGLTKGHTSPISKKGFVTKSTPMGNVEEPLKPGLMALAAGATYIAQGTSGNQKQLIDIIVKGIEHKGFSFINVYSPCVTFNKINTYEWYKKNLINLDESENHNIYDFKEAMNRYIECDGLFTGILYENKEKEEYKAILEGVKESTVESKLDIKEDFHDLISEFM, encoded by the coding sequence ATGAAAACTGCAAAGGATTATGCTAGTGATGTGAAACCTACATGGTGCCCTGGGTGCGGTCATTTTTCTGTATTAAGGGCCATACAAAGTGCGGCAGGAAAGCTAAATATAGAAAATCATAACTTGGCTGTAGTTTCAGGAATAGGTTGCTCAGGAAGAATATCTGGATATGTAGATGCTTATGGGGTTCACAGTATACATGGTAGATCACTACCTTTAGCTCAAGGAATAAAGATGGTAAATCCTGACCTTACGGTTATAGCAGCTGGTGGGGATGGAGATGGCTTTGCCATAGGAACAAATCATACGGTTCATGCCATGAAAAGAAATGTTGACATGACATATATAGTCCTAAATAATCAAATATATGGATTAACAAAAGGCCATACATCTCCAATAAGTAAAAAGGGCTTTGTGACTAAGAGTACTCCCATGGGGAATGTAGAAGAACCTTTAAAACCTGGATTAATGGCCCTAGCAGCAGGAGCCACTTATATAGCCCAAGGTACCTCTGGTAATCAAAAACAGCTTATAGATATAATAGTAAAAGGCATAGAGCATAAGGGATTTTCATTTATAAATGTATATAGTCCATGTGTAACATTTAATAAAATTAATACCTATGAATGGTATAAGAAGAATTTAATAAATCTAGATGAATCTGAAAATCACAATATTTATGATTTTAAGGAAGCTATGAACAGGTATATAGAATGTGATGGATTGTTTACAGGGATACTCTATGAAAATAAAGAAAAAGAAGAGTATAAGGCTATCCTAGAAGGAGTTAAAGAGTCTACTGTTGAAAGTAAATTGGATATAAAAGAAGATTTTCATGATTTAATAAGTGAGTTTATGTAG
- a CDS encoding AMP-dependent synthetase/ligase, with the protein MKNSNYPLYKVDHISNLKELIENASLKYSNKTAFEYRIKGNNTKKVTYNQLKEHINSLGTAFYSMGLKDSHIAVIGENSYEWIVTYFATVNGSNVIVPIDKDLSAQEIKNNLIDSNCRAIVYSHKYSKMIKEIEDQLPEIKYFIDMNGEEDNNKFLSYESLIEKGNQLISQGDDSFIKNEIDANKLAAIIYTSGTTGVSKGVMLSHENLAANTVGTLRHAKVHEVSVLILPIHHTFGFTAGVLCMIHGGNKVCINKSLKSVSKDIKNFKPTDLILVPLFLEKMYKKIWDTANKNGKANLLRKTIKTSNFLLKLGIDIRRKLFKNVLDGFGGDLELIVCGGAPLDSKYVQGFRDFGITVLNGYGITECSPIVSGFRNNYFRDGTIGQVLPCCEVKIDKFPDSDEGEILVKGKTVMLGYYKNEEATIDAMNDGWFRTGDLGKIDKDGFLYITGRKKNLIVLRNGKNIYPEELEMFISNIPYVEEVVVYCEGDIDIDTNIIAEVYLDNEYIIANEIKDARKELEKDIDDINKTIPHYKNIKEIRIRETEFEKTTTKKIKRFAIKAMSGA; encoded by the coding sequence ATGAAAAATTCTAATTATCCACTTTATAAAGTTGATCATATAAGTAATTTAAAAGAACTCATAGAAAATGCTTCATTAAAATATTCTAATAAAACAGCTTTTGAATATAGAATAAAAGGCAACAACACAAAGAAAGTAACCTATAATCAATTAAAAGAGCATATTAACTCTTTAGGAACTGCTTTTTATAGTATGGGTTTAAAAGATAGTCATATAGCTGTCATTGGTGAGAACAGTTATGAATGGATAGTAACATATTTTGCTACTGTTAATGGTTCAAATGTAATAGTTCCTATTGATAAGGATCTTTCAGCACAAGAAATAAAAAATAACCTTATAGATAGTAATTGTAGAGCAATTGTATATTCCCATAAATATTCAAAGATGATTAAAGAAATTGAGGACCAATTGCCAGAGATAAAGTACTTTATTGATATGAATGGTGAAGAGGATAATAATAAATTTTTATCATATGAATCCTTGATAGAAAAGGGTAATCAATTAATTTCACAAGGTGATGATTCTTTTATAAAAAACGAAATAGATGCTAATAAATTAGCGGCTATTATTTACACTTCAGGAACAACAGGAGTAAGTAAAGGAGTAATGTTATCCCATGAAAATCTTGCTGCTAATACGGTTGGTACATTAAGACATGCTAAGGTACATGAGGTTTCAGTTCTTATCTTACCTATCCATCATACCTTTGGATTTACAGCAGGAGTTTTATGTATGATACATGGGGGAAACAAAGTATGTATTAACAAGAGTTTGAAAAGTGTTTCAAAGGACATTAAGAATTTTAAACCTACAGACTTAATATTGGTTCCACTATTTTTGGAAAAAATGTATAAAAAAATATGGGATACGGCTAATAAAAATGGCAAAGCTAACTTACTGAGAAAAACTATTAAAACCAGCAACTTCTTGCTTAAGCTAGGCATTGATATTAGAAGAAAGCTCTTTAAGAATGTACTTGATGGATTTGGAGGAGATTTAGAACTTATAGTATGTGGTGGAGCGCCTCTTGATTCTAAGTATGTACAGGGATTTAGAGATTTTGGTATAACTGTTTTAAATGGATATGGTATTACTGAATGTTCACCTATTGTTTCTGGTTTTAGAAATAACTATTTTAGAGATGGTACCATAGGACAGGTACTTCCTTGTTGTGAAGTAAAGATAGATAAATTCCCTGATAGTGATGAAGGTGAAATATTAGTAAAGGGTAAAACTGTAATGCTGGGATACTATAAGAATGAAGAAGCAACTATAGATGCTATGAATGATGGTTGGTTTAGGACTGGTGACTTAGGAAAAATTGATAAGGATGGATTCTTGTATATTACAGGAAGAAAAAAGAACTTAATAGTGCTTAGGAATGGTAAAAATATTTACCCTGAAGAACTTGAAATGTTTATTTCAAATATTCCTTATGTTGAAGAAGTTGTAGTTTATTGTGAAGGGGATATAGATATAGACACAAATATCATTGCAGAGGTCTATCTTGACAATGAGTATATTATAGCTAATGAAATTAAAGATGCAAGAAAAGAGTTAGAGAAGGATATAGATGATATAAATAAGACTATTCCCCATTATAAAAACATTAAGGAAATCAGAATTCGTGAAACAGAATTTGAAAAAACTACAACAAAAAAAATAAAGAGATTTGCTATTAAAGCAATGAGTGGTGCTTAA